The following coding sequences lie in one Equus przewalskii isolate Varuska chromosome 25, EquPr2, whole genome shotgun sequence genomic window:
- the GPHB5 gene encoding glycoprotein hormone beta-5 — MKLAYLFLGPMALLLLAGCGCVLGTYSGDLRTFVGCAVREFTFLAKKPGCRGLRITTDACWGRCETWEKPILEPPYIEAHHRVCTYNETKQVTVKLPNCAPGVDPFYTYPVAVRCDCGACSTATTECETI; from the exons ATGAAGCTGGCATACCTTTTCCTTGGCCCCATGGCCCTGCTCCTCTTGGCTGGTTGTGGCTGTGTCCTCGGCACCTACAGCGGGGACCTGCGCACCTTTGTGGGCTGTGCTGTGAGAGAGTTTACCTTCCTTGCCAAGaagccaggctgcaggggccttCGGATCACCACAGATGCCTGCTGGGGCCGCTGTGAGACCTGGGAG AAGCCCATTCTGGAACCTCCCTACATCGAAGCCCATCATCGAGTCTGTACCTACAATGAGACCAAACAGGTGACAGTCAAGCTGCCCAACTGTGCCCCGGGAGTCGACCCCTTCTACACCTACCCTGTGGCTGTCCGCTGTGACTGCGGGGCCTGCTCCACTGCCACCACGGAGTGCGAGACCATCTGA